One window of Bacteroidales bacterium genomic DNA carries:
- a CDS encoding helix-turn-helix transcriptional regulator has translation MKKNQPLNIINNPKDSEIKFEITGLKKLAEIQSEFSFNLQNPHRINHHSIIVITTGIGSHYIDFVKHDFTRGSLLFIAAEQVQTFDFKPGNDGFVISFTESFLTSVIKRTESLSQTWLYNYHLQRPKIQVKAAEQDHFFDISEKMYQEYQIKDGFAKNEIIQSLLNLLLLKSERIKRAEFSDPFKIDYSDIFFNYKNLCENKYPETRNVKYYAEQLNISYKHLNNICKQCIKKTAKQFIDDYIILESKRYLLSTNKTVKEISEKTGFDEATNFVKYFKKHTRFSPEKFRKKYS, from the coding sequence ATGAAAAAAAACCAACCTTTAAATATTATTAATAATCCGAAAGATTCAGAAATAAAATTTGAAATTACCGGTTTAAAGAAACTTGCTGAAATACAAAGTGAGTTTTCTTTCAACCTTCAAAACCCCCACAGAATAAACCACCACAGTATCATAGTAATAACAACCGGCATAGGTTCTCATTATATTGATTTTGTTAAACATGACTTTACACGAGGCTCATTGCTTTTTATAGCTGCCGAGCAAGTTCAAACATTTGACTTTAAGCCCGGGAATGACGGATTTGTAATTTCTTTCACGGAAAGTTTTTTAACAAGTGTAATAAAAAGAACTGAATCTTTATCGCAAACGTGGTTATATAATTACCATTTACAACGCCCAAAAATACAGGTTAAAGCTGCTGAGCAAGATCATTTTTTTGATATTTCCGAGAAAATGTATCAAGAATACCAAATAAAAGACGGGTTTGCAAAAAATGAAATAATACAATCATTACTAAACTTACTTTTGCTTAAATCTGAAAGAATAAAAAGAGCAGAATTTTCTGATCCTTTTAAAATAGATTACAGTGATATTTTTTTTAATTACAAAAATTTATGCGAAAACAAATATCCGGAAACTCGAAATGTTAAATATTATGCCGAACAATTAAATATTTCTTACAAACACTTAAATAATATTTGTAAACAATGCATTAAAAAAACAGCAAAACAGTTTATTGACGATTACATTATCTTAGAATCAAAACGATACTTATTAAGTACAAACAAAACGGTAAAAGAAATATCCGAGAAAACCGGTTTTGACGAGGCAACTAATTTTGTGAAATATTTTAAAAAGCATACGAGGTTTTCCCCGGAAAAATTCAGAAAAAAATATTCTTAA